Proteins from one Bos taurus isolate L1 Dominette 01449 registration number 42190680 breed Hereford chromosome 7, ARS-UCD2.0, whole genome shotgun sequence genomic window:
- the OR9E2 gene encoding olfactory receptor family 9 subfamily E member 2: MTNETMVTEFILKGFSDVPELRLISTIFFLFIYLFALLGNISIIAAVSRDSRLHIPMYFFLKNLSFLDMCYTTVIVPKALINSLMGSEVISFWECVAQLFLFVTLCASECFLLTSMAYDRCLAIYKPLLYGVIMSRKLCTELVMVAWLSGAFYAIFHTINTFSLQFCGPNVIDHFFCDSSPIMRLSCSDSHTNEEIGFVVGGCTILGAFALTIISYVLIIATIARTQSAGGRWKAFSTCSSHLTTIILFYVTGSIAYLRPTSHYFPLQGRLVSVFYSILTPSLNPVVYCLRNTDMQAALKKLFVPSK, translated from the coding sequence atgacaaatgaGACAATGGTAACTGAATTTATTCTAAAGGGCTTCTCAGACGTGCCTGAACTGAGGCTCATTAGCACcatcttcttccttttcatctaTCTCTTTGCCCTCCTGGGGAACATCTCCATCATTGCAGCTGTGAGCAGAGACAGCCGCCTCCACAtccccatgtatttcttcctgaAGAATCTCTCTTTCTTGGACATGTGCTACACCACAGTCATCGTCCCCAAGGCACTGATTAATTCACTCATGGGTTCAGAAGTCATCTCCTTTTGGGAATGTGTGGCTCAGCTCTTCTTATTTGTAACGCTATGTGCTTCTGAGTGCTTCCTGCTCACCTCTATGGCATATGACCGTTGTTTGGCCATCTACAAGCCTCTCCTTTATGGTGTCATTATGAGCAGAAAACTATGTACAGAGCTTGTTATGGTGGCCTGGTTGAGCGGAGCTTTCTATGCCATCTTTCACACCATCAACACCTTCTCCCTCCAGTTCTGTGGGCCTAATGTCATTGACCACTTTTTCTGTGACAGTTCCCCTATCATGAGACTCTCCTGCAGTGACTCCCACACCAATGAGGAAATTGGATTTGTGGTGGGTGGGTGTACTATTCTTGGTGCCTTTGCCCTCACAATCATCTCATATGTTCTCATCATTGCTACCATTGCTCGGACCCAGTCTGCTGGTGGCCGCTGGAAGGCCTTTTCCACCTGTTCCTCTCATCTTACTACCATCATTCTGTTTTATGTCACTGGGAGCATTGCTTACTTGAGACCTACGTCTCACTACTTCCCCCTTCAAGGACGGCTAGTGTCTGTGTTTTACTCCATTCTAACACCTAGCCTTAATCCTGTTGTTTACTGTCTGAGAAACACAGACATGCAGGCGGCCCTAAAGAAACTATTTGTCCCATCCAAATAg